The genomic interval TGATTTCGCTGCTTTCGGAAGCAAACTGTAATGGAATGGATCTTGCCAGCGGAGCTGCCCCGATCCATGCAGCCAGGAAAGTGCCAGCGCGCCTTCCTGGTATTGACGGGCGATCGCCCCAACCTCACCCTCGGCAGGAAGCTTCTTTGCCAATTGCTGGGCAATCTGCTGTTGCTTCTGGGCTTGTGTCTCAAAAAACTGCCACCGCTGCTTGTCTTCTGAATCAAGCCAGCCAGTTGTTTCACTCATTAGCGTCAATGCAACAGCGGGTTTTCCGTCTCTGCCTGCCCGCCCAACCTCCTGGACATACTCCGATAATAGAGACGGCGCATGAAAGTGAATCACCCAACGCACATTGGATTTGTTAATCCCCATACCGAAAGCACAGGTGCAGACGACAAACTGAATGGCATCCCCAATCCAGGCTTGCTCGATCTGGCGACGCTGGTCGGGACTCAACCCGGCATGATAAGGTGCGGTTCGGTAGCCCTGTTGCGTCAGCCAGGCGCTCAGCGCTTCACTATCCCGACGGGTGCGAACGTAAACCAACCCCGACTGGTTGGGCTTAGTCTGAATGAATTGAAGCAATTGCTGCCGTCTTCCACGGGGAGTCCACACAACCTGAACACTCAGAGCCAGATTAGAACGGTAGGGATTGAGACGAAAGACTTCTGGTTCCTGAAGTTGCAGAATTCGTTGAATGGTTTGCTGAGCAGAGGAGTCAGCGGTGGCGGTGAAGGCCGCGATCGCGATTCGGCTTCCTTCAGGTTTATTTTTCAATAGTGCCGATCGCACGGCTCCCAGGCGGTAATAGGCAGGTCGAAACGTGTCCCCCCATTGGGACAAACAATGCGCTTCATCCAGAATCAACCCGTTGATCTGGAGATCGGGTTGACAGAGCCGTTCCCATACGGGTTGGCTCAGGAGTGTTTCGGGAGACAGGTAAAGCAACCGTAATTTCTGCTGTTCCAGCGATCTCAGGATTTGTTTACGCTGCCAACCCGATAGTTCGCTGTGCAGCAATGCGACTGAACGCTGGAACGCGGGATCTCTTTGATGCAATTCCTGCACCTGATTTTCCATCAACGCCA from Kovacikia minuta CCNUW1 carries:
- a CDS encoding RecQ family ATP-dependent DNA helicase, with amino-acid sequence MQQPAQTEIAIRAKLQQIWGYQNFRPPQGEIVDCLLNQRDALIIMPTGGGKSICFQLPALLQTGLTLVVSPLVALMENQVQELHQRDPAFQRSVALLHSELSGWQRKQILRSLEQQKLRLLYLSPETLLSQPVWERLCQPDLQINGLILDEAHCLSQWGDTFRPAYYRLGAVRSALLKNKPEGSRIAIAAFTATADSSAQQTIQRILQLQEPEVFRLNPYRSNLALSVQVVWTPRGRRQQLLQFIQTKPNQSGLVYVRTRRDSEALSAWLTQQGYRTAPYHAGLSPDQRRQIEQAWIGDAIQFVVCTCAFGMGINKSNVRWVIHFHAPSLLSEYVQEVGRAGRDGKPAVALTLMSETTGWLDSEDKQRWQFFETQAQKQQQIAQQLAKKLPAEGEVGAIARQYQEGALALSWLHGSGQLRWQDPFHYSLLPKAAKSLLGESNKRAVRQMPQYLKTRNCRWKFLLTAFGFPDEASDLHCGHCDNCNRTRTNKIGDL